In a single window of the Ignavibacteria bacterium genome:
- the scpB gene encoding SMC-Scp complex subunit ScpB, whose protein sequence is MNFDGIKKIVEVLIFSSDRPLTLKQMKDIINQEKSETGVTSDIRNIEKAVGELIEKYNTGDYSFNIIQVAGAYRFATKREFAPWLAKLNKEKLKRRLSQSALETLAIIAYSQPITKGEIEAIRGVNVDYIIGSLLEKDLITIKGRAEVVGRPMLYGTTDNLLEYLGINDITDLPQLKAIDEIIKSGPPEGVTQSDIDFYEEINQIREKITSGGNAAGQLISEVNTDENENVIIHEMSSELSGLKTDDSEAEVNIIDDKNDVTSSERDGIESISDEESN, encoded by the coding sequence ATGAATTTTGACGGCATAAAAAAAATTGTTGAAGTTTTGATCTTTTCATCAGATAGGCCCCTGACGTTAAAACAGATGAAGGATATTATCAACCAGGAAAAATCCGAAACCGGAGTTACCTCGGATATCCGTAATATCGAAAAGGCTGTTGGTGAGCTGATAGAAAAATATAATACCGGCGATTATTCATTTAATATCATACAGGTAGCCGGCGCATACAGGTTTGCTACCAAACGTGAGTTCGCTCCCTGGCTGGCTAAGCTTAACAAGGAAAAATTAAAACGCAGGCTGTCACAATCAGCCCTTGAAACACTTGCCATAATTGCATATTCTCAGCCGATAACCAAAGGTGAAATAGAAGCGATCAGGGGAGTTAATGTTGATTACATAATCGGCTCACTGCTTGAAAAAGATCTTATCACCATAAAGGGCAGGGCAGAAGTTGTTGGAAGGCCGATGTTATACGGCACAACCGATAACCTGCTTGAGTATCTTGGAATAAATGATATAACAGACCTGCCGCAGTTAAAGGCAATTGATGAAATTATCAAGTCGGGTCCGCCGGAAGGTGTTACCCAGAGCGATATTGATTTCTACGAAGAAATTAACCAGATCCGCGAAAAGATAACATCCGGCGGGAACGCCGCAGGACAGTTAATTTCGGAAGTTAACACAGATGAGAACGAAAATGTTATTATCCACGAAATGAGTTCTGAATTATCCGGTTTAAAAACTGATGATTCAGAAGCAGAAGTGAATATTATTGATGATAAGAACGATGTTACAAGCTCTGAAAGAGACGGTATAGAAAGTATCAGTGATGAAGAAAGTAATTAA
- a CDS encoding segregation/condensation protein A: MYRIKLNEFEGPLDLLLFFIQRDELDIHNIPISKITNEFCEYVNYIQVLDLELASEFILMAATLIQIKAKMMLFKPEEITEEEEDPRYELVKRLLEYKRFKDASQEFATLEEEHRKVFYRNDFDGDYKIDDEAEEDVTIQNLTLYNLIKAYKFAMEHQPKEVVHNITRMNVSIDEQIAHVNTLCSSAEYVSFLEMIIGMEKIRIVVTFIAILEMAKNGIIGIKINETLTDFHVFKIAELPEEGIIETSSFN, encoded by the coding sequence ATGTACAGAATAAAGCTCAATGAATTCGAGGGTCCCTTAGACCTCCTGCTGTTCTTTATCCAGCGGGATGAGCTTGATATTCACAATATCCCCATATCAAAAATCACCAATGAATTCTGCGAATATGTGAATTATATCCAGGTGCTAGATCTTGAGCTTGCCAGCGAGTTTATACTAATGGCGGCTACCTTAATACAGATAAAAGCCAAGATGATGCTGTTTAAGCCTGAGGAAATTACCGAAGAGGAAGAGGATCCCAGGTATGAGCTGGTAAAAAGGCTGCTTGAGTACAAGCGGTTTAAGGATGCTTCGCAGGAATTCGCAACCCTTGAAGAAGAACACCGGAAGGTGTTTTACCGCAATGATTTTGACGGCGACTATAAAATTGACGATGAAGCCGAAGAAGATGTAACTATACAAAATCTGACCCTATATAACCTTATCAAAGCGTATAAATTCGCAATGGAGCATCAGCCCAAAGAGGTTGTTCACAACATCACGCGAATGAATGTTTCCATTGATGAGCAGATAGCGCATGTAAATACGCTTTGCAGCAGCGCTGAATATGTGTCATTCCTTGAAATGATAATAGGGATGGAAAAGATAAGAATAGTGGTAACATTCATTGCAATCTTAGAAATGGCAAAAAACGGCATAATTGGTATAAAAATCAATGAAACTTTAACGGATTTTCATGTTTTTAAAATAGCAGAACTGCCTGAAGAGGGTATTATAGAGACCTCAAGTTTTAATTAA
- a CDS encoding TonB-dependent receptor, with amino-acid sequence MKTIRGFLIILLLLSSGSLLSQSITGYIYGDDEGKKQPLDAAVVKWINTTKGTITDETGKFELTLVNITDKRLVVSYAGYKTDTVDAADKQSVEVTLIPNMSTSTINVEDQKKSTHFGNYNAKTEVITSQELVKEACCDLAGCFGRNSSVEVAVTDIITDAKELKILGLEGAYTQLLVDNMPLMSGLNTKYGISSIPGTQIDKITISKGSNSVIQGYESISGIMNVILKDYNNSDRLLVNGFVNSMLEKQFNLNFGNSINKKWSNILTFHTVQKSNVMDDNGDSFLDNPLITRYVLYNKWNLSDKDNQTEFNIAGRYWNEKRDGGQTNDPSHSGTHTTGHALYEQNVKINSAEGYSRFSKQFTETSGLKMYLTSSYYDQVSNYGFTKYDAKQTSFSAMGFYEFELMPRSYLKTGFSYKYQKIDEVIAFGDTTSKTYAGNYIKKEAIPGVFAENSLSFFEDKASLMTGIRLDNHNEHGLVVTPRALFRYQPVKTIVLRASIGTGFRTLNLFSEYSNLLASSRNVVIAETLEPEKTLNYGVDLLYYFGGTSFSGSVNVDFYRTEFSNKIIPDYDSNPREVIFANLNGRAFSNVMQSEVSITLLRSLDLKFAYKFIDLNYEKDGVKYEQPFVSKHRVLSTISYITNNKEWSFSAGLNWFGKQRLPSTASNPVEYQRPTESKPYTIVNAQVNKNFKYFELYAGVENLLDFKQDNPIIAADDPFGQYFDTSFIWGPTKGREIYAGFRFILGK; translated from the coding sequence ATGAAAACCATTAGAGGATTTTTAATAATACTGTTATTGCTTTCCTCGGGCAGCCTGCTTTCGCAAAGTATAACCGGTTACATATACGGCGATGACGAAGGCAAAAAGCAGCCGCTTGATGCGGCTGTGGTTAAGTGGATAAATACCACAAAGGGAACAATTACAGATGAAACCGGTAAGTTTGAACTTACTCTTGTTAACATTACAGATAAAAGGCTTGTAGTATCTTATGCGGGATATAAAACTGATACTGTTGATGCTGCCGATAAGCAGTCAGTTGAAGTTACACTGATACCAAACATGTCAACTTCAACAATAAATGTTGAAGACCAAAAGAAATCCACGCACTTTGGCAATTACAATGCCAAGACAGAAGTTATCACTTCACAGGAGCTTGTAAAAGAAGCCTGCTGTGACCTTGCAGGATGCTTCGGCAGGAATTCTTCAGTGGAAGTTGCAGTAACAGATATTATCACCGATGCGAAAGAGCTGAAGATACTTGGCCTCGAAGGCGCATATACCCAGCTTCTGGTTGATAATATGCCGCTGATGTCGGGTCTGAATACCAAGTACGGTATTTCCAGCATTCCCGGTACACAGATAGATAAAATAACGATCTCAAAAGGCTCAAACTCCGTTATACAGGGTTATGAATCCATCAGCGGTATCATGAACGTGATACTGAAGGATTATAATAATTCTGACAGGCTGCTTGTAAACGGTTTTGTGAACAGTATGCTTGAAAAACAGTTTAACCTTAACTTTGGCAACAGCATAAATAAAAAATGGAGCAATATTTTAACTTTTCATACAGTACAGAAATCAAATGTAATGGATGATAACGGCGACAGCTTCCTTGATAACCCGCTTATTACAAGGTATGTGCTTTATAATAAATGGAACCTGAGCGATAAGGATAACCAGACTGAATTCAATATTGCAGGGAGGTACTGGAATGAAAAACGCGACGGCGGCCAGACAAATGATCCATCACATAGCGGAACGCATACGACAGGGCATGCATTGTATGAGCAGAATGTTAAGATAAATTCAGCAGAAGGATACTCAAGGTTCAGCAAACAGTTCACAGAAACCAGCGGCTTAAAGATGTATCTTACATCTTCATATTATGACCAGGTTTCCAATTACGGATTCACCAAATATGACGCTAAGCAGACAAGCTTTTCTGCTATGGGATTTTATGAATTTGAGCTGATGCCCAGAAGCTACCTAAAAACAGGCTTCAGCTATAAATACCAGAAGATTGACGAAGTAATTGCATTTGGTGATACTACTTCAAAAACTTACGCTGGTAACTATATTAAGAAAGAAGCTATCCCCGGAGTATTCGCGGAAAACTCACTCAGCTTCTTTGAAGATAAGGCATCATTAATGACTGGCATCAGGCTGGATAACCATAATGAGCACGGGCTAGTAGTTACACCAAGAGCGCTTTTCAGGTACCAGCCGGTTAAAACTATTGTTTTAAGGGCATCAATCGGCACCGGGTTCAGGACACTAAATTTATTCAGTGAGTACTCAAACCTTCTTGCAAGCTCCCGTAATGTGGTAATTGCAGAAACACTTGAGCCGGAGAAGACACTTAACTACGGCGTTGACCTGCTTTATTATTTTGGCGGCACATCATTTTCAGGCAGTGTAAATGTTGATTTCTACAGAACAGAGTTCAGCAATAAGATCATACCTGATTACGATTCAAACCCGCGTGAAGTAATATTCGCAAATTTGAACGGCAGGGCATTTTCAAATGTAATGCAGAGTGAAGTCAGTATCACTTTACTTCGCAGCTTAGATCTTAAATTCGCGTATAAATTCATTGACCTGAACTATGAAAAAGACGGCGTAAAATATGAACAGCCGTTTGTTTCAAAACACAGGGTGCTTTCAACAATATCATATATTACAAATAATAAGGAGTGGTCATTCAGCGCCGGGCTCAACTGGTTCGGCAAACAGCGTTTGCCTTCAACGGCATCAAACCCGGTGGAGTATCAAAGGCCAACGGAATCAAAGCCGTATACAATTGTAAACGCGCAGGTTAATAAGAACTTTAAATATTTTGAATTATACGCAGGCGTTGAAAATCTGCTGGATTTTAAACAGGATAACCCAATTATTGCCGCAGATGATCCTTTCGGGCAGTATTTTGATACCTCATTCATCTGGGGTCCGACAAAAGGCAGAGAGATATATGCAGGCTTCAGGTTTATTTTAGGCAAGTAA
- a CDS encoding YHS domain-containing protein produces the protein MKLYFILSVFIIAAAFTNAEFKNYSVPYHYSDTSMVCPVTGDPVAGEHIVYRYIDKELKFCNDGCLMAYKKDPSKYSEHLKCMPCNDDDANREISTTHDGVKYYFCGKGCKGKFEKDPESYLKQFSKQN, from the coding sequence ATGAAATTATACTTCATCCTATCCGTATTTATTATTGCAGCGGCATTTACAAATGCAGAATTCAAAAATTATTCAGTACCTTATCATTATTCTGATACTTCGATGGTCTGTCCCGTAACTGGTGACCCGGTTGCCGGCGAACATATTGTTTACAGGTATATAGATAAAGAATTAAAATTCTGCAATGATGGATGCTTGATGGCTTACAAAAAAGATCCGTCAAAATATTCCGAACATCTTAAATGCATGCCATGTAATGATGATGATGCTAACCGTGAGATAAGCACAACCCATGATGGAGTGAAGTACTATTTCTGCGGAAAAGGATGCAAGGGAAAATTTGAAAAAGATCCCGAATCATACTTGAAGCAATTTTCCAAACAGAACTGA